The sequence TTTTGTGGCAGGGGGTGGCTACACTTTAAATTCACTTCTGGCTTATTTTGAAAACGGATTGTACCGACAACActggaggaaaaacaaaatgaaaattaAGGGCCTTGCAAAACATTTGCAAGGCCCTTTATTTTCATTATGTATTTTCCCCCCAGATATGTCGGTACAATCTGTTTTTAAAATAAGCCAGAAGTGAATCGACAATGGATAAAGTTGAGTATAAGTGCTATTGACGACAAAATACCTTGTGAAATGTATTCTATTACCCAAAGTGGGTCTGTATTAGCGAATGAACAGACTCCTAACACatgaaaaaataaattgaaattacTGTccaacgtgtgtgtgtacacacacacacctttacaaTATACTTTTACCTGTAATGAGTTAGATCCAATTTAAGAAATAATTCTATATAGAACATTGAATGTGTGTATTGAGAACAAGCACTAGTTTTATAGCAGACATAGGTTATTCAGATTTCCGAATTTAATGAAGACCATTGCCCTGCAGTCTTTGCTGGTAACTAATGTAAGAGTATGTATGTTACCACTGAATCACTCAGTCCATGACCTTGATGTCCTGTTTGCGGACACTACATATGGTCTTTTGTAAGCATCCCACGGAACAGTAAAGAAATGACTAGCCTTCTTTCCCGCCTCAAACACGACATTATTACTAACGAATACAGCGCCTTAGATTATATGTATGCGAGTATGCCATCCATGTACTTTTCATGTTTAAATGATAACTAAACTCCCCCTTGCCCCACAAACGCGCCTTTGCAACACGTTAACAAACACAAGCCGGGCTTAGCTAAAACAACCCACCGCACGGCCAGGGAAAGACGGACCAGTGCCAAAGTACAGTAATATGGGCCGCGCAACACAAACAATCCAGAGCAGTGTATCCTAAAGCATGTACACTGCGGATTAGCAATGTAACACCCGCTACTGCCCTGCATGCCCATCTTTTATTCGGAGCGGTGCAGTAGAAGAGAATGCTGCAGCCGTATCACACGCGAGCACATTCCATCCGGGCCTGCGTTCTGGACTAGAACATTACGGGGCCGAGAATTCCGCCCACTGAATGGGGGCGGGTGGGAAAGCAGCGGCGTGGCCGCGAGGTGACCAGCGCCGGTAGTCACGCACGTCATCGTACAGAGAAGGGGGGACGTGCAGCCTCGCCTTCGCGTtaaaccccgccccctcccacaCAGCCGTCTGTCTGCCGATCTCGCTGGGAGCGGACCCCGCCTCGAAATTCtgggcgcgctgacgtcaccgaaGTAGCCCCGCCCAGCACACGGCTATATAAGGCAGACGAGCCGCCAGCTCGATCTCTTCTTCACCGGGTCTGTCGTGAGTTCTCAGGTAAGAGCAGGAGCCACGCGGACACAGCGTGGTGGGAGCGGCGCGTGGGTGACGGAAGGTTCGGGGCCCGCGAGCTCATCATGTTTCCTCGGCCGTTGGGATTTGTCCTGTGTTGGCGTTGTCCCGCCCTGATATTGCGGTTGCGCCGGGCAGACCGTTTCGGGCCTATGTTTCCGAGGGCGGCCTACCATCCGTGTGGCATCACCGGGCAGGGGTGCCATCCGCACTCCCGCAGTGGATATCCGGGTTGTTACTGGGGGGACGCTCCCCGAGCGGCCGCTATTTCGGCGCGGATGACATGGGGGAGTCGCTATTTCGCAGTTGGCAGGCTGCAGGCCTTGTTGGGCAGTTCGGGGAGTGGGCCTGGCCGGCTTCTTATTAGTGCTGGTAACGGGGGGATCCTGGTAGCGACCTGGGCCGCCGGAGCGAGAGGGAAACTGGTCTCGATGTGGGTGACTGGTGGATTTTGGTTCATTTATCCCTCGCGTATTTGGCTCCTGATTCGGGTGTTGAATGTTTTCAATGATGGTTAATATGCACAGCCGGACTCTGATATTTGTCTTATGTGGCTGGTGCACGGCACTAATGTTTTACTGATTTAGGTGGTTAGCTTTGCACTGCGCTTCAGTGGCAGGCGTGCAATAAAGCCTATATTTAGTGCTTTCCTTGTATGGTTGCTGCAGTGTTTCAGCGAAGCGGTGGCTGTGCGCTGGCACACCCTTGTTGCCCTCTTGTGCTTTTCCTAAGAGTTGCTTATAATGGTACATGTGTGTAGCTGACTGCTGTGCTGCCTGGGATTGCGTTGAGCTTGTCTCTAGTTCTGGAAAGCTGTGCTTGCAGCTTTGGGAGGTTTCTTGCTGGTTACTACAATATAAAGATGGCCGCTGTCTGCTGATCTGCTTTTCCTCCCTCAAGATGGAGGCTGATGAGTCAGAACTGGAGACAAAAGAGCCAGTAGCGGCGCCACTTGCAGGGCCGGCCACATgcaccagggggaggaggggaacacTGCTCGGTCACGCCTGCTATTGGTCAACTATTACACTTTTTTAAATGACTTTAAACCAAACCTTTTACTTAAGAAAATAAGTTTTCTCTTTGTGGTGGGTGGAGCCGCATGATTCCCACCGGCACAAGTGGTTGTTGTGCAACGCCTGGACTCTGCATGCTTGGGTTTTAAACCCGGTAGTGCTTGCTTCTAATGAAAAGCGCATattgtttaactttttttttgtttgttttttttttccataggtGTCCATCGCCAAACATCTAACAAgccacaatgggaaaggaaaagaTTCACATCAACATCGTTGTCATTGGACACGTAGACTCTGGCAAGTCCACAACCACCGGACATCTTATCTACAAATGCGGTGGTATCGACAAGAGAACCATTGAGAAGTTCGAGAAGGAAGCTGCTGAGGTGAGTGGGCATTTAAGTTGAGCACAATACATAAAGTTGGGGCTGTTCCATACATGCAAAGTATGTTGCCAAGTTTATATGGTGCATTATTTACAGCGAAGTACTAGATCATTGTGATTGGGGAAATTAAGTTTATTTTAACATTTACTAGGTGTTTATGGTGTATTCTTGCATTTCTGGAGGCCTTTCCAAATTGGCAATGGCGTATTGTAGTCTGGTTAATTAGCTGCTGCATattcttaaaatatatatatatttattttaaagtagtcTCTTTAATATATTaactttaacctggtctgtaagcATTCCAAGTTTTGTTTGGGATTTTAGTGTATTACATAGTTTTCTGTTTTCAGTGCTTACTAATGCAAGGCTTTTCATGCACTTTATTTTAACAGATGGGAAAGGGCTCCTTCAAGTATGCCTGGGTTTTGGACAAACTGAAGGCCGAACGTGAACGTGGTATTACCATTGACATCTCCCTGTGGAAATTTGAGACCAGCAGATACTATGTCACTATTATTGATGCCCCTGGCCACAGAGACTTCATTAAGAACATGATCACTGGTACTTCTCAGGTATGTGGTTTGCTTGGGCAATGCATTTGTGTGAATCTCAATTTTTTGTTTCGGTTAGATCTCTAAACTTTTTGTTCTCTTATAGGCCGACTGTGCTGTCCTGATCGTTGCTGCTGGTGTTGGTGAGTTTGAAGCTGGTATTTCAAAGAACGGACAAACTCGCGAGCATGCCCTCCTGGCCTACACTCTGGGTGTGAAGCAACTGATAGTTGGTGTTAACAAGATGGATTCCACTGAGCCACCTTACAGCCAGAAAAGATACGAGGAAATTGTTAAGGAAGTCAGCACTTACATCAAGAAGATTGGTTACAACCCTGACACAGTTGCCTTTGTGCCAATTTCTGGTTGGAACGGTGACAACATGCTTGAGCCCAGTGCCAATGTAagtcatgtttatttttttattttgaagtaTTTGTTTTATATACAAGTGATGTCTAGTTGATCTAATTTTGATTGGACACCACAAAACTGCTTGATCCTCAATGTTTGCTTGTTGGGTGTGTCTATTTCGCCCACTGTGGGATGATTCAGGAAACGTTTTTTGTTTGAATTATGGTACCAagtggctctttttttttctcttgcagATGCCTTGGTTCAAGGGATGGAAGATATCACGTAAAGAGGCTAATGGCGCTGGAACTACTCTGCTTGAAGCCCTTGATGCCATTCTGCCACCCAGTCGTCCCACCGACAAGGCTCTTCGTCTGCCTTTGCAGGACGTTTACAAGATTGGTGGTAAGTGTGCAGATCTGCggactgtcgtccccccccctttttttttttttatgcacactAATGGGGTGTTGGTGTACAGCAAGGCCCAGGTAAGTAAAAGGGTGCCAAGCTTTAGCACATTCTTATTTGTTTGAATGGGGCTAAATTTGAGCTAAAGCATTTGCACCCTTTTGTGTGTTTGGGCCTAAATGTAATGTATTCAAAACGACACTTTCTCCGTGTCAGTTGCATCCTGATTAGTATAGCCTTCTAGTCTACTGCAGGGTTTTCATTGGGTTCTGTGGGCatacctaaagggttccctgcaattttcattgatcgcagacatgctattagagggttggggttcccctgAATTTCATATTACGGTTCCTTAAAGTTGAAACCACAGGTCTAGTGATTAACTTTAGATTTTCAACTAAAGCATCAACCTTATGACTTGCACAAACTGTTACTACTCCCCCTGAATCAAATGGGTGGTGTTTTGCATGATGTAAACTTGTAGTAATATCAGCATTTGTTTGATCTTCCAGGTATTGGCACAGTACCAGTCGGTCGTGTGGAAACTGGTATCCTGAAACCAGGCATGGTGGTAACTTTTGCACCTGTGAACGTAACAACTGAAGTAAAATCTGTCGAAATGCACCATGAAGCTCTAACTGAAGCTATGCCCGGTGATAATGTTGGTTTCAACGTAAAGAACGTTTCTGTCAAGGATGTCCGCCGTGGTAACGTCGCTGGTGATAGCAAGAATGACCCACCCATGGAAGCTGGTGGATTTACAGCACAGGTATGTGTCCGTAGTGAACCCTTTAAGGATAACTCCACTACCATGCACACTGTATCTATTGTACAAGGCACATCATTTTCCTCTTATAGTGATTATTTTTAGGCGTAGGTGGAAAGTGTTGGTCCAAGCagccagggtttttttttttccctgcccCTGTCCTGAAGGAAAGATAAGCATTTGACAttgctgtaattttttttttctctttacagGTCATCATCCTGAACCACCCTGGCCAGATTGGTGCTGGATATGCGCCTGTTTTGGATTGTCACACTGCTCACATTGCTTGCAAATTTGCTGAGCTAAAGGAAAAGATTGATCGTCGGTCTGGTAAGAAGCTGGAAGACAACCCCAAGTTCCTGAAGTCTGGTGATGCTGCCATTGTTGACATGGTCCCAGGCAAACCCATGTGTGTGGAGAGCTTCTCTGACTATCCTCCCCTTGGTAAGTTGTCCTTTCAATATTTAGGTACTTGTTGCTGATTTGTCAGTTTGGTTGACTTGAAAAAAATCATTTTCTCATGTGCAATATGAACTAGCAGTAGGGGGCATGGTcttaacataaaaaataaaataggttGGCTAATGCAACCACAAAAATTGGATATTGGTTTTAGCTTGTGCTATAGGCATGCTCAAGTTTTTGCTTTCCTAATAATTGTAACGGTGGTATAGAATATTGTGGCTTAACAACTGTTTCTATTTTTAGGTCGTTTTGCTGTACGTGACATGAGACAGACTGTTGCTGTTGGTGTCATCAAGGCAGTTGAGAAGAAGGCTGCTGGAAGTGGCAAGGTCACAAAGTCTGCTCAGAAAGCTCAGAAAACGAAATGAATGTTTAGCAAATCACCAGCCACCTCAGTCTTAACCAGCGGTGGAAGATCGGTCTCAGAACTGTTTGTCTCAATTGGCCATTTAAGTTTAATAGTAAAAGGCTGGTTAATGATTACAATGCATCGTAAAAGCTTCAGAAGGAAAGGAATGTTTGTGGACCATTTGTTTGTG comes from Ascaphus truei isolate aAscTru1 chromosome 4, aAscTru1.hap1, whole genome shotgun sequence and encodes:
- the EEF1A1 gene encoding elongation factor 1-alpha 1: MGKEKIHINIVVIGHVDSGKSTTTGHLIYKCGGIDKRTIEKFEKEAAEMGKGSFKYAWVLDKLKAERERGITIDISLWKFETSRYYVTIIDAPGHRDFIKNMITGTSQADCAVLIVAAGVGEFEAGISKNGQTREHALLAYTLGVKQLIVGVNKMDSTEPPYSQKRYEEIVKEVSTYIKKIGYNPDTVAFVPISGWNGDNMLEPSANMPWFKGWKISRKEANGAGTTLLEALDAILPPSRPTDKALRLPLQDVYKIGGIGTVPVGRVETGILKPGMVVTFAPVNVTTEVKSVEMHHEALTEAMPGDNVGFNVKNVSVKDVRRGNVAGDSKNDPPMEAGGFTAQVIILNHPGQIGAGYAPVLDCHTAHIACKFAELKEKIDRRSGKKLEDNPKFLKSGDAAIVDMVPGKPMCVESFSDYPPLGRFAVRDMRQTVAVGVIKAVEKKAAGSGKVTKSAQKAQKTK